Proteins from a genomic interval of Acetobacterium woodii DSM 1030:
- a CDS encoding NADH-quinone oxidoreductase subunit NuoF → MKIVIGEGSCGIAAGANKVQVAFEEIVKEKGLDIAIEKTGCIGMCYLEPIVDVIDNKGEKVTFVNVSEADAKSIVNDYIIDQNELQELRISEADLVTIGKQQRIVLRNSGLIDPERIEDYLAVDGYLAAQKCLIDLTPDEIIETIKIAGLKGRGGAGFPTWFKWDAAKKSADKIKYMVCNADEGDPGAFMDRSVLESDPHALIEGMLIGAKAIGANEGIVYVRAEYPLAIVRLQKAINQARESGYLGTNIFNTGFNFDLRIKAGAGAFVCGEETALIASLEGERGMPRLKPPFPSQKGYWNKPTNINNVETFANVSWIFRNGGEAYAAMGTKESKGTKVFALTGKVAHGGLVEIPMGLTLRDVIYEIGGGIKENKAFKAVQMGGPSGGCIPAALLDTQIDYTEITKTGAIMGSGGMVVMDETTCMVDMARFFLDFTCKESCGKCTYCRVGTTRMLEILNRITQGEGQDGDIELLEELCYKIKEGSMCGLGQTAPNPVLTTLKYFRNEYEDHIYHKKCTAKSCKPLLTYSIDAEKCVGCGACKKNCPVAAIEGEKKKVHEINQELCIKCGKCFSVCKFDSVIVD, encoded by the coding sequence ATGAAAATTGTTATTGGAGAAGGAAGCTGTGGTATTGCGGCAGGTGCCAATAAAGTTCAGGTCGCCTTTGAAGAAATAGTAAAAGAAAAGGGGCTGGATATTGCCATCGAAAAGACTGGCTGTATTGGGATGTGTTACCTTGAGCCGATTGTTGATGTAATTGATAATAAAGGCGAAAAAGTAACCTTTGTCAATGTCAGTGAAGCCGATGCTAAAAGTATTGTCAATGATTATATAATTGACCAAAATGAATTGCAGGAGTTGCGAATATCCGAAGCGGATCTGGTTACAATCGGAAAACAGCAACGAATTGTCTTAAGAAACTCCGGTCTCATTGATCCAGAACGAATCGAAGATTATCTTGCGGTAGATGGCTATCTTGCAGCCCAAAAATGTCTTATTGACTTGACTCCCGATGAGATTATCGAAACCATCAAAATTGCCGGTCTAAAAGGTCGTGGTGGCGCCGGATTTCCGACGTGGTTCAAATGGGACGCCGCAAAAAAATCAGCGGACAAAATAAAATACATGGTTTGTAATGCTGATGAGGGTGATCCGGGGGCATTTATGGACCGTTCAGTGCTTGAAAGTGATCCGCATGCTCTGATCGAAGGGATGCTTATTGGGGCCAAAGCGATTGGAGCCAACGAAGGAATCGTTTATGTTCGGGCAGAATATCCATTGGCGATTGTGCGGCTTCAAAAAGCGATTAATCAGGCGCGGGAATCAGGCTATCTGGGAACGAATATCTTTAATACCGGTTTTAACTTTGATTTGCGAATTAAAGCGGGTGCAGGGGCCTTTGTGTGTGGTGAAGAAACAGCATTAATTGCCTCGCTTGAGGGCGAACGGGGTATGCCGCGGCTAAAACCACCATTCCCATCGCAAAAAGGTTACTGGAATAAACCAACTAATATTAATAATGTTGAAACATTTGCAAATGTTTCGTGGATCTTTAGAAACGGTGGCGAAGCTTATGCAGCCATGGGAACGAAAGAAAGCAAAGGAACCAAAGTATTTGCCTTGACCGGGAAGGTGGCACACGGCGGTTTGGTGGAAATCCCGATGGGATTAACACTAAGAGATGTTATATATGAGATTGGTGGCGGCATCAAAGAAAATAAGGCCTTTAAAGCAGTTCAAATGGGGGGACCATCGGGTGGCTGTATTCCGGCAGCACTGCTTGATACCCAAATTGACTATACTGAAATTACCAAAACGGGGGCAATTATGGGTTCCGGCGGAATGGTAGTTATGGATGAAACCACATGTATGGTTGATATGGCCCGTTTTTTTCTTGATTTTACCTGCAAAGAATCCTGTGGCAAATGTACCTATTGTCGGGTGGGAACGACACGAATGCTGGAAATCCTTAATCGGATTACGCAGGGTGAAGGTCAGGATGGTGATATTGAATTATTGGAAGAACTTTGTTATAAAATCAAGGAAGGTTCAATGTGTGGGTTAGGTCAAACGGCGCCTAATCCGGTATTAACAACGCTTAAATATTTTAGAAATGAATATGAAGATCATATTTATCATAAAAAATGTACGGCCAAAAGCTGTAAACCCTTGCTTACTTATTCCATCGATGCTGAAAAATGTGTTGGCTGCGGCGCTTGTAAAAAGAATTGTCCGGTGGCCGCCATTGAAGGTGAAAAGAAAAAAGTTCATGAAATTAATCAGGAACTGTGTATTAAATGCGGAAAATGTTTTTCGGTCTGTAAATTTGATTCCGTAATTGTTGATTAG
- the nuoE gene encoding NADH-quinone oxidoreductase subunit NuoE translates to MSHETHEHEHGCGCGCQDGQKQFEELTPVLDNYADIPGSLITILQKAQELYGFLSVELMRYIAIETHNSIAKVYGVATFYTQFRFEPVGKYLIMLCQGTACHVNGSEMIEEAVMDYLEIKEGETTADGLFTLNNVACLGCCSLSPVMMINDDTYGQLTKDKVKHILAEIKETEKTIS, encoded by the coding sequence ATGAGTCATGAAACACATGAACATGAACATGGATGTGGTTGCGGCTGTCAGGATGGGCAAAAACAATTTGAAGAGTTAACCCCAGTTTTGGATAATTACGCCGACATCCCCGGGAGTTTAATAACTATTTTACAGAAAGCGCAGGAATTATATGGTTTTTTATCGGTAGAACTGATGCGCTATATCGCTATCGAAACCCATAATAGCATTGCGAAAGTATATGGTGTTGCGACCTTTTATACGCAATTTCGCTTTGAACCGGTCGGGAAATATTTAATTATGCTTTGTCAGGGGACGGCATGTCATGTTAATGGTTCAGAAATGATCGAAGAAGCAGTGATGGACTATCTTGAAATCAAAGAAGGGGAAACAACGGCGGATGGACTATTCACATTAAATAATGTCGCCTGTCTGGGCTGTTGTAGTTTATCACCGGTAATGATGATTAATGATGATACCTACGGTCAACTAACGAAAGATAAAGTGAAACATATTCTTGCTGAAATAAAAGAAACCGAAAAAACTATTTCTTAG
- the ilvN gene encoding acetolactate synthase small subunit, with the protein MEKKTCLSLLVENNFGVLSRISGLFARRGYNIDSLTVGTTEKAELSRITITVTGDEQVLTQIKKQLNKLIDVITVIELKPDEAIIRELVFIKVKADDTTRSQIVEIANMFRANIVDVARESLVIEITGTRYKIEGFFDMVEPYGILEFVRSGDTGLQRGGKVLTH; encoded by the coding sequence ATGGAGAAAAAAACCTGCTTATCATTATTGGTAGAAAACAATTTTGGCGTACTCAGTCGGATATCGGGACTTTTTGCAAGACGCGGTTATAATATTGACAGTCTGACCGTGGGGACAACCGAGAAAGCTGAGCTCTCACGGATTACCATCACCGTAACGGGTGATGAACAAGTTTTGACCCAAATTAAAAAACAGCTCAATAAACTGATTGATGTGATTACCGTTATTGAACTAAAACCCGACGAGGCAATTATCAGAGAATTGGTGTTCATTAAGGTTAAAGCCGATGACACAACCCGATCTCAGATTGTTGAAATTGCCAACATGTTTCGGGCCAACATTGTTGATGTCGCCAGAGAGAGCTTGGTCATTGAAATTACCGGAACGCGTTATAAAATCGAAGGTTTCTTTGATATGGTCGAACCATATGGTATTTTGGAATTTGTTCGATCGGGAGATACCGGTTTACAGCGGGGCGGGAAGGTTTTAACCCACTAA
- the ilvB gene encoding biosynthetic-type acetolactate synthase large subunit — MPLLASKLILKCLERENVEFVFGYPGGALLPIYEAFRSSPIKHILVRNEQTAPHYASGYARESGRVGVCLATSGPGATNLVTGIATAYLDSIPIVAITGQVDRALIGTDAFQEADITGATAPFTKHSYLVKDAADIPRIFREAFHIASTGRPGPVLIDIPRDVQLENVKTGLTYDKVDILGYKPCQNGHSGQIKRAIKKIKESKKPVIYAGGGVILGHGEKELLEFAEKNKIPVITSLMGIASFSQDHPLYCGIVGSHGYKYSNIIMNAADLIINIGARMSNRATSNLTNFENDTEFVHIDIDPAEIGKNMETSIPIVGDVKSVLAEFIQKDMLQDRSDWHSEIQAIKKAHPLVYDADPPCSHLINPKILFKDLSAMTADNTTVVGDVGLNQFWSALYYRIIKERKYFTSGGLGTMGYSIPAACGACFATLDKPKEIFVVCGDGSFQMSMGELGVIAEHQLNVNIILITNTKLGMVRQLQFDFYGKGHYSGTDIDFDIDFMKLAEAYGIKSFKVDKNEEFNKILPEALKHQGPTLIQCQVHPDFIRI; from the coding sequence ATTCCACTGTTAGCATCAAAATTAATTTTAAAATGTCTTGAACGAGAAAATGTTGAGTTTGTGTTTGGTTATCCAGGAGGTGCTTTGTTACCGATATACGAAGCATTTAGATCATCTCCAATTAAACACATTTTAGTGCGAAACGAGCAGACGGCACCGCATTATGCGAGTGGATATGCCAGAGAATCTGGTCGGGTTGGCGTGTGTTTGGCGACTTCGGGACCGGGAGCAACTAATCTGGTAACTGGTATTGCAACCGCTTACCTCGATTCCATTCCAATTGTTGCCATTACTGGTCAAGTTGACCGGGCACTTATTGGAACCGATGCCTTTCAAGAGGCTGATATCACCGGGGCAACAGCTCCCTTTACGAAACACAGTTATTTAGTCAAGGATGCTGCTGATATTCCCAGAATATTTAGAGAAGCATTTCACATTGCGTCAACCGGCCGTCCGGGACCGGTACTAATTGATATCCCCAGAGATGTTCAATTAGAAAATGTCAAAACGGGATTAACCTATGATAAGGTAGATATTCTGGGTTACAAGCCATGCCAAAATGGACATAGCGGTCAGATCAAAAGAGCCATCAAAAAGATTAAGGAATCTAAAAAACCGGTGATTTATGCTGGTGGTGGTGTTATTTTGGGACATGGTGAGAAAGAACTGTTGGAATTTGCTGAAAAAAATAAGATTCCGGTAATTACCTCATTAATGGGAATTGCATCTTTTTCGCAAGACCATCCACTATATTGTGGGATCGTTGGTAGTCATGGTTACAAATATTCGAATATAATCATGAACGCCGCCGATTTAATTATTAATATCGGCGCACGCATGTCAAATCGAGCCACTTCCAATCTAACCAATTTTGAAAATGATACGGAATTTGTTCATATTGATATTGATCCGGCTGAAATCGGAAAAAATATGGAGACCAGCATTCCGATTGTTGGCGATGTTAAAAGTGTTTTAGCTGAGTTTATTCAAAAAGACATGCTTCAAGATCGTAGCGATTGGCATTCGGAAATTCAAGCAATTAAAAAAGCCCATCCGCTGGTTTATGATGCAGATCCACCATGTAGTCATTTGATCAATCCTAAAATTTTATTTAAAGATTTATCAGCGATGACCGCGGACAATACCACGGTGGTTGGCGATGTGGGATTAAATCAATTCTGGTCAGCACTTTATTATCGGATCATTAAAGAGCGTAAATATTTTACATCCGGTGGTTTAGGAACAATGGGGTACAGCATCCCCGCTGCTTGCGGAGCCTGTTTTGCAACTTTAGATAAACCCAAAGAGATATTTGTAGTTTGTGGTGACGGCAGTTTCCAGATGAGTATGGGTGAATTAGGCGTGATTGCTGAACACCAGTTAAATGTAAATATAATTTTAATTACGAATACAAAATTAGGTATGGTTCGACAGTTGCAATTTGACTTTTATGGAAAAGGTCATTATAGCGGAACGGATATCGATTTTGATATTGATTTTATGAAATTAGCTGAAGCCTATGGCATAAAAAGTTTCAAGGTAGATAAAAATGAAGAGTTTAATAAGATTCTGCCGGAAGCACTTAAACATCAGGGGCCAACCTTGATTCAATGCCAGGTTCATCCAGATTTCATCAGAATTTAG
- a CDS encoding DUF362 domain-containing protein, whose product MENKKSRVVIMGCESYDNELVYEKLKAAIDLLGGIDQFVSPQERILIKPNLLRGKKAEAAVTTHPAVFEAMIRLLQEGTYNRLSYGDSPGFGAPASAAKESGLAAVASKYEIPLKEFSHGQQIDFFLGIGTKKYDIAQGVLESDAIISLAKMKTHGLTRITGAVKNQFGCVYGLNKGMSHAHYPDVRSFSKMLVDLNRYLSPKVRLFVMDGIVAMEGNGPASGKPVPMKVLLVSDDPVALDATFARMINLDPSFLPTLTYGEEMELGYWTAENIELLGEPLEKFYQPDFDVVRLPVGEGEPSTLSALKVVQDLVIQRPVVDKEKCIGCGVCQESCPVEKKAIRIVERKRRKYPLYFYNRCIRCYCCQEMCPVGAISIKTPLLGKLTIYKNKENLPAK is encoded by the coding sequence ATGGAAAATAAAAAATCTCGCGTTGTTATCATGGGTTGCGAATCTTATGATAATGAGTTGGTTTATGAAAAATTGAAAGCTGCCATTGACCTTCTGGGTGGGATTGATCAATTTGTCAGTCCGCAAGAGCGAATTTTAATTAAGCCAAACTTATTAAGAGGAAAAAAAGCTGAGGCGGCCGTGACAACTCATCCCGCTGTTTTTGAAGCAATGATTCGATTATTACAAGAAGGCACATACAATCGTTTATCCTATGGTGATTCGCCTGGTTTTGGAGCGCCAGCCAGCGCCGCTAAAGAGAGTGGTTTGGCGGCAGTGGCATCGAAGTATGAGATTCCCTTAAAAGAATTCAGTCATGGTCAGCAAATTGACTTTTTTCTGGGGATTGGAACAAAAAAATATGATATCGCGCAGGGCGTTTTAGAAAGTGATGCGATTATCAGTCTTGCGAAGATGAAAACACATGGCCTGACTCGCATTACTGGGGCGGTTAAAAACCAGTTTGGTTGTGTTTATGGGCTGAATAAAGGGATGTCTCATGCGCATTATCCCGATGTCAGAAGTTTCTCAAAAATGCTGGTTGATTTGAACCGTTACCTCAGCCCTAAAGTTAGACTTTTCGTAATGGATGGAATTGTGGCAATGGAAGGTAATGGTCCGGCGTCGGGAAAACCAGTTCCGATGAAGGTATTATTGGTATCGGATGATCCGGTTGCCTTAGATGCTACCTTTGCCAGGATGATCAATTTGGACCCCAGTTTTCTTCCCACCTTAACTTACGGAGAAGAAATGGAATTGGGATATTGGACCGCGGAAAACATTGAGCTCCTGGGAGAACCGCTCGAAAAATTTTATCAACCCGATTTTGATGTCGTCCGACTACCTGTCGGTGAAGGTGAGCCGTCAACACTTTCGGCCTTAAAGGTTGTTCAGGATCTGGTTATTCAAAGACCAGTGGTCGATAAAGAAAAATGTATTGGTTGCGGAGTTTGTCAAGAAAGCTGTCCGGTTGAGAAAAAGGCAATCAGGATCGTTGAACGGAAACGTCGAAAGTACCCGCTTTATTTTTACAATCGCTGTATTCGCTGTTATTGTTGTCAGGAAATGTGTCCGGTAGGAGCGATTTCAATAAAAACACCATTGCTGGGAAAATTAACGATTTATAAAAACAAAGAAAATTTACCAGCAAAATAA
- a CDS encoding CvfB family protein, which translates to MITVGKTQVLTIERITAIGAYLSDGSNEKDVVLLPEKEVPKNSRVGNEIEVFVYRDSKDRLISTTRQPKIELGAFAVLKVVDITKVGAFLDWGLEKDLLLPYNEQTVKVQKGRNYLINLYTDKSDRLCATMKIYPLLKADAPYKIGEWVEGYVYQINPEIGAFVAIDNLYHGLILTKDTNSDIHCGEKIHARISEIRNDGKLVLSPNKKAYKEIPKDAVVILTKLNESQGFLPYNDKTDAFIIKKEFNMSKSSFKRAVGKLLKEKKIKITERGIEKNGK; encoded by the coding sequence ATGATTACAGTTGGAAAAACACAAGTCTTAACAATAGAACGGATTACCGCGATTGGAGCATACCTATCAGATGGCAGTAATGAAAAAGATGTGGTTTTGTTACCGGAAAAAGAAGTCCCTAAAAATTCACGAGTGGGAAACGAAATTGAAGTATTTGTATATCGTGATTCAAAAGATCGACTAATCTCGACAACCAGACAACCTAAAATTGAATTAGGGGCGTTTGCGGTACTTAAAGTTGTGGATATTACCAAAGTTGGGGCGTTTCTCGATTGGGGATTAGAGAAAGATTTGTTGTTGCCATACAATGAACAAACGGTAAAGGTTCAAAAAGGCCGGAATTATCTCATTAATCTCTATACGGACAAAAGCGATCGGTTGTGTGCCACCATGAAAATTTATCCGTTATTAAAAGCCGATGCTCCTTATAAAATAGGCGAATGGGTGGAAGGATATGTTTATCAAATCAATCCTGAAATTGGTGCTTTTGTCGCAATTGATAATTTATATCATGGTTTAATTCTGACAAAAGATACCAATTCAGATATTCATTGTGGGGAAAAAATTCATGCCCGGATCTCAGAGATACGAAATGACGGGAAATTAGTATTAAGCCCTAACAAAAAAGCATATAAAGAAATTCCCAAAGATGCGGTTGTGATTTTGACAAAATTAAATGAAAGTCAAGGTTTTTTACCGTATAATGACAAGACTGACGCTTTTATCATAAAAAAAGAATTTAATATGAGCAAAAGTTCTTTTAAGCGGGCAGTGGGTAAATTATTAAAAGAGAAAAAAATAAAAATCACAGAAAGAGGCATTGAAAAAAATGGAAAATAA
- the coaD gene encoding pantetheine-phosphate adenylyltransferase produces MKIAVYPGSFDPITKGHLDIIERATKVFDKVIVCVMVNSSKNYLFTCKERVEMINECLNGMEKVEVDSYDGLLIDYVRMRNSNIIVKGLRAFLDFEYEFQMALTNKHLDNEIETFFMITSNKHSYISSTLVKELVKYQGDVSDFIPKNVENAIHKKYEEGCKK; encoded by the coding sequence TTGAAAATTGCAGTTTACCCCGGGAGTTTTGATCCCATTACAAAAGGTCATCTTGATATAATTGAAAGAGCGACAAAAGTATTTGATAAGGTGATTGTTTGTGTGATGGTTAACAGCAGCAAAAATTATCTTTTTACCTGTAAGGAACGTGTGGAAATGATCAATGAGTGTCTTAATGGAATGGAAAAGGTTGAAGTCGATTCCTATGACGGACTTCTTATTGATTATGTCAGAATGAGAAATAGCAATATTATTGTCAAGGGGCTTCGAGCTTTTTTGGATTTTGAATATGAGTTTCAAATGGCGTTAACAAATAAGCATCTTGATAATGAGATTGAAACGTTCTTTATGATTACGAGCAATAAGCATTCTTATATTAGCTCAACTTTAGTAAAAGAACTTGTTAAATATCAGGGAGATGTGTCAGATTTTATCCCTAAAAATGTTGAGAATGCTATTCATAAGAAGTATGAGGAAGGATGTAAGAAATGA
- the rsmD gene encoding 16S rRNA (guanine(966)-N(2))-methyltransferase RsmD — protein MRIIAGEKRGKKLVSITGNKIRPTTDKVKGAIFNSLQNEIRDARIFVDLFSGTGAMGLEALSRGVEKAYFFDVSQESIEITKKNITLLGYQNQAKVFHQSALHGVDMLEQNKIRCDIIFVDSPYHQVDEIYHLLEVVSEKEILSENGKLVIETEKSVIMPLVKNKLTCYKSKHYGITTISYYSRENYELENCSLPREF, from the coding sequence ATGCGAATTATTGCCGGTGAAAAACGGGGAAAAAAGTTGGTCAGTATTACGGGTAACAAAATCAGACCAACCACAGATAAAGTTAAAGGGGCGATTTTTAATAGCCTTCAGAATGAAATACGTGACGCCAGAATATTTGTTGATCTATTTTCAGGAACTGGTGCGATGGGTTTGGAAGCTTTGAGCAGAGGCGTTGAAAAAGCCTATTTTTTTGATGTTTCTCAGGAAAGTATCGAAATTACTAAAAAAAACATTACCTTACTCGGTTATCAAAATCAGGCGAAGGTATTTCATCAATCGGCGTTGCATGGCGTCGATATGCTTGAGCAGAATAAGATCAGGTGTGATATTATCTTTGTTGATTCTCCTTATCATCAGGTAGATGAAATTTATCATTTATTGGAAGTTGTATCGGAAAAAGAAATTCTTTCGGAAAACGGAAAATTAGTGATAGAAACAGAAAAATCTGTTATAATGCCATTAGTAAAAAATAAATTGACGTGTTACAAATCAAAACATTATGGTATCACGACGATAAGTTATTATTCTAGGGAGAATTATGAGCTTGAAAATTGCAGTTTACCCCGGGAGTTTTGA
- the recG gene encoding ATP-dependent DNA helicase RecG, with protein MKWDDLLGQLKGVGPKRREALAKAGIKTIGNLLTYYPSKYIDRNNLKNYDDFPFEQEISIKAMVLNTGRVQRIRGNLSVLTMSALWDEKKISVVFFNQPYLKNAFIENGEYYFYGRIKTSNSNLKIINPQFVAAQNPGNFFKLTPVYRNIQGLAQSVIPKLLDQIFSGDLEIQDDLPAEIRRSEKLLDLTAALKVIHFPEKNADVKRGIERLKFNEALKINIGIISNAREKRYSTVKLDLFAGIKPLINKLPYELTQSQKRVIDEMIADLKSGQVMNRLVQGDVGSGKTIIAIIAACLMAQNGYQTAYMAPTEILAQQHGRNFKELLKNMGITVEVITGSLKAKEKARILEQVSNGEVSVIIGTHALIQKSVDYYNLGLVITDEQHRFGVKQRSRLSQKGDLPHTMVMSATPIPRTLALILYGDLAVSYIDELPKGRKPIKTYCYDEATLHKILNFMQDEMAKGRQTFVICPFIEASEELEEVRDTETVYVEFNKKINPKYTLACLHGRLKNEAKEAIIRSFNAGEIDCLVATSIIEVGIDVPNVSTMVILSAERFGLSQLHQLRGRVGRGNHQSFCFLVTNSKSADTLARMKVIVNNTNGRKIADEDFKLRGPGDYFGYKQHGLPKLGLLNPSEELDMINRTKLIAETIFESKNSEMMTFRNKVLKSFYQEIEEISFN; from the coding sequence ATGAAATGGGATGATCTACTGGGACAGTTAAAAGGGGTGGGACCGAAACGGCGGGAAGCATTAGCAAAAGCCGGAATTAAAACAATCGGAAATCTGTTAACCTATTATCCCAGCAAATATATTGATCGGAATAATTTGAAAAATTATGATGACTTTCCTTTTGAACAGGAAATTTCGATAAAAGCGATGGTTTTAAATACTGGCCGGGTCCAACGTATTCGTGGAAATCTTTCAGTTTTGACAATGTCAGCATTATGGGATGAAAAAAAAATCTCGGTGGTATTTTTTAACCAGCCGTATTTAAAAAATGCGTTTATTGAAAACGGTGAGTATTATTTTTATGGGCGGATAAAAACATCAAATAGCAATCTGAAAATTATAAATCCCCAATTTGTTGCGGCCCAAAATCCCGGTAATTTTTTTAAGTTGACCCCAGTTTATCGCAATATCCAAGGGCTTGCTCAAAGTGTGATTCCGAAACTGTTAGACCAGATATTTAGTGGCGATTTGGAAATTCAAGATGATCTACCAGCCGAAATTCGCCGATCAGAAAAATTATTAGATCTGACGGCAGCATTAAAGGTTATTCATTTTCCTGAAAAAAATGCCGATGTAAAACGGGGAATTGAACGGCTGAAATTTAATGAAGCACTGAAAATAAACATTGGCATTATTTCAAATGCGCGAGAAAAAAGGTACTCGACGGTCAAGCTTGACCTATTTGCTGGAATTAAACCGTTAATTAACAAGTTACCCTATGAACTAACGCAAAGCCAAAAAAGGGTCATTGATGAGATGATTGCTGATTTAAAAAGCGGACAGGTTATGAATCGCTTGGTTCAAGGTGATGTTGGTTCCGGCAAAACGATTATTGCTATTATAGCCGCTTGTTTAATGGCTCAAAATGGCTACCAAACGGCGTATATGGCACCAACTGAAATTTTAGCGCAACAGCATGGCAGAAATTTTAAAGAGCTCTTAAAAAATATGGGGATCACCGTAGAAGTAATCACGGGAAGCCTTAAAGCAAAAGAAAAAGCAAGAATTCTCGAACAGGTTTCAAATGGTGAGGTGTCCGTTATTATTGGGACGCATGCATTAATCCAGAAGTCAGTTGATTATTATAATTTGGGTTTGGTGATTACTGATGAACAGCATCGATTTGGGGTCAAACAACGCAGTCGGCTATCGCAAAAAGGCGATCTGCCACATACGATGGTGATGAGTGCCACACCGATACCAAGGACGTTGGCGCTAATATTATATGGTGATTTAGCAGTTTCATATATCGATGAATTACCCAAGGGACGGAAACCAATTAAAACGTATTGTTATGACGAGGCAACCCTGCATAAAATTCTCAATTTTATGCAGGATGAAATGGCAAAAGGACGTCAGACTTTTGTCATTTGTCCCTTTATTGAAGCCTCCGAAGAGCTCGAAGAGGTTCGGGATACGGAAACCGTCTATGTGGAATTCAATAAAAAGATTAATCCGAAATATACGCTTGCCTGCCTGCATGGCCGGTTAAAAAACGAGGCGAAGGAAGCGATTATCCGATCCTTTAATGCCGGAGAAATTGACTGTCTCGTGGCAACGAGCATTATTGAAGTTGGTATCGATGTCCCAAATGTCAGTACCATGGTTATTCTTAGTGCGGAGCGGTTTGGATTATCGCAATTGCATCAACTACGCGGACGGGTCGGTCGGGGAAATCATCAATCCTTTTGTTTTCTGGTAACGAACTCTAAAAGTGCCGATACCTTAGCACGGATGAAGGTGATTGTGAACAATACCAATGGCCGAAAAATTGCCGATGAAGATTTTAAACTCCGAGGTCCGGGGGACTATTTTGGTTATAAACAACATGGTTTACCGAAACTTGGTTTACTTAATCCCAGTGAAGAATTGGATATGATCAATCGGACCAAATTAATTGCCGAAACGATTTTTGAATCAAAAAATAGCGAGATGATGACCTTTAGAAACAAGGTTTTGAAATCATTTTATCAGGAAATAGAAGAAATATCATTTAATTAG